A genomic segment from Polyangium mundeleinium encodes:
- a CDS encoding AMP-binding protein, with the protein MSETETTGGLGAQPGTVGRSPQAVNGAAQSTPLLPSRVLSGKRLVVVGGTGFLGKVWVSMLLHRFPEIGHLYLLVRPKAGQTAEERFWSQIATSASFDPIREAHPGAEFEAWVAQKITAIAGDIVHHECGLDKDLLARIDGTIDAVVNVAGVVDFNPPLDEALEVNAFGVTNLVSLARRLGAPILHTSTCYVAGYRSGLIEEVDPREVPFPRAEGETWFGAGIAERTLDRSHWDPQREIDECLDLIKQARHRCEDAFRQSAFLDEAKENLQARGEPCRGTALDAELAKVKRRFIENQLTDAGTERAHFWGWTNIYTYTKSIGEQVLAASGVPYTIVRPAVIESSCVYPFPGWNEGINTSAPFIYMAMQGQVQIPGDHRVHLDIIPCDMVTSGMIASLCELLEGKAPAVYQYGTTDTNGCRMTRYYELMGLYKRKLAYEGKRSALFDWVKAYFEPVGLTKKQYEQHGSHQIAKAMNTLGGVLGKLAGGPVRPLLKPASDMLLSAAKAEEKMAGVMDIFLPFVAEADWVFSCANTRAAMARMPEDERAKFYWEPEKLDWRWFMWEIHIPGLEKWVFPLIDEKQNKQLKALRKYDQLIDLIEEMAERHDHAVALQLLTDEGLTRTTFRELRDGMLATAARLAAVGVRPGDRVLLAGENQPAWPVAYFGILRAGAVAVPVDPALEERQLANILRSSGARIALWDSFVEGKGGKGARASFPELRVYDLPSFADPDAHEQLPAPEVTIKGEHIASIIYTSGTTGDPKGVMLSHDNFTALIAALAPIFPLAQHDRILSVLPLHHTFEFTCGLLLPISRGTRIIYIGELSGERVSKGLKEGRITAMVGVPALWQMLERRVTARVKEQGPAAAAAFDWALELNRLLGEKAGLNLGRLFFGTVHKALGGNVRFLISGGAALPKDTANVFRGLGLPLSEGYGLTEAAPVLTVAKASPSLRPGTVGKPIPNVEIKIDKPDAGGVGEVLARGPNVMLGYAGNEEATSAAIDEAGWLHTGDLGKLDKKGRLVIVGRKKDVIVTASGENVYPDDVENLLGGTPHVREIAIVGIDDGQGGERVACLAVPERDEGEPAEGEKRPSRAERHERAMKALREAFQKLPKVAQPSVVHLWDHDLPRTATRKVKRSEVKSVLAKLASASAMPAGEGAGQATSASARHAIATIANKKSADLTPGMNLRGDLRFDSLMAMELAAALEAQTGRAIDTDRLSRCDTVGDVEALVVEIGGEAAHEVDLAEVDDGEDEPIKFPKPLADMAKQLLGKAQMNFYDRVMHPKVYGRAYIPHNRNTIVASNHASHLDMGFVKYALGAYGDELVSLAAQDYFFESGKWRRAYFENLTNLAPFDRKGGLRQALRQAGDLLDQGNTILIFPEGTRSTDGQIHEFGAAIGHLALHHEVDILPLWLGGTYEALPKGANFPKKRALVARIGPPLEARELKRLTAGMKTTVACRKVAELTRQAVVLLKEGKVLDIRQFDRIEEAAPKQEHPLVLLFRDLETKFVPNRVTAPVTYYFTLGNENEAKWTLRVEPNKCEAKMGKPEGAAADCVLKTSPEIFLKIVREGYTPSPMEFMSGAVKSNDISLLLTFQKVFDLV; encoded by the coding sequence ATGAGCGAGACGGAGACGACTGGGGGTTTGGGGGCGCAGCCCGGCACCGTCGGGCGTAGCCCCCAAGCGGTGAACGGAGCTGCACAGAGCACCCCGCTGCTCCCTTCGCGCGTTCTCTCCGGCAAGCGGCTGGTGGTCGTCGGCGGGACGGGCTTCCTCGGCAAGGTATGGGTCTCGATGCTGCTGCATCGGTTCCCCGAGATCGGCCATCTCTACCTGCTCGTCCGGCCCAAGGCGGGCCAGACCGCCGAGGAGCGGTTCTGGTCGCAGATCGCCACCTCCGCCTCGTTCGACCCGATCCGCGAAGCGCACCCGGGCGCCGAGTTCGAGGCCTGGGTGGCCCAGAAGATCACGGCGATCGCGGGCGACATCGTCCACCACGAGTGCGGGCTCGACAAGGACCTGCTCGCGCGCATCGACGGCACGATCGACGCCGTCGTCAACGTCGCGGGCGTCGTCGACTTCAACCCGCCGCTCGACGAGGCGCTGGAGGTCAACGCGTTCGGCGTGACGAACCTCGTCTCGCTCGCCCGCCGCCTCGGGGCGCCCATCCTTCACACGAGCACGTGTTACGTCGCGGGCTACCGCTCCGGCCTCATCGAGGAGGTCGACCCGCGCGAGGTGCCCTTCCCGCGCGCCGAGGGCGAGACCTGGTTCGGCGCGGGGATCGCCGAGCGCACGCTCGATCGCTCGCACTGGGATCCGCAGCGCGAGATCGACGAGTGCCTCGACCTCATCAAACAGGCGCGCCACCGCTGCGAGGACGCGTTCCGGCAGAGCGCGTTCCTCGACGAGGCCAAGGAGAACCTCCAGGCCCGCGGCGAGCCTTGCCGCGGCACGGCGCTCGACGCCGAGCTCGCCAAGGTGAAGCGCCGCTTCATCGAGAACCAGCTCACCGACGCCGGCACCGAGCGCGCGCATTTCTGGGGCTGGACGAACATCTACACGTACACGAAGAGCATCGGCGAGCAGGTCCTCGCGGCGAGCGGCGTGCCGTACACGATCGTGCGTCCGGCCGTCATCGAGTCCTCGTGCGTCTATCCGTTCCCTGGCTGGAACGAGGGCATCAACACGAGCGCGCCGTTCATCTACATGGCCATGCAGGGCCAGGTGCAGATCCCCGGCGACCACCGGGTCCACCTCGACATCATCCCCTGCGACATGGTCACGAGCGGCATGATCGCCTCGCTCTGCGAGCTGCTCGAAGGCAAGGCGCCGGCCGTGTACCAGTACGGCACGACGGACACGAACGGCTGCCGCATGACGCGGTACTACGAGCTCATGGGCCTCTACAAGCGCAAGCTCGCGTACGAGGGCAAGCGGAGCGCGCTCTTCGACTGGGTCAAGGCGTACTTCGAGCCCGTCGGCCTCACGAAGAAGCAATACGAGCAGCACGGCTCGCACCAGATCGCGAAGGCGATGAATACGCTCGGCGGCGTGCTCGGCAAGCTCGCGGGCGGGCCGGTGCGGCCGCTGCTCAAGCCTGCGTCGGACATGCTCCTCAGCGCGGCGAAGGCCGAGGAGAAGATGGCCGGCGTGATGGACATCTTCCTCCCGTTCGTCGCGGAGGCGGACTGGGTGTTCTCCTGCGCGAACACGCGCGCGGCGATGGCGCGCATGCCCGAGGATGAGCGCGCGAAGTTCTACTGGGAGCCCGAGAAGCTCGATTGGCGCTGGTTCATGTGGGAGATCCACATTCCGGGCCTCGAAAAGTGGGTCTTCCCGCTCATCGACGAGAAGCAGAACAAACAGCTCAAGGCGCTGCGCAAATACGACCAGCTCATCGACCTCATCGAGGAGATGGCCGAGCGGCACGACCACGCCGTCGCGCTGCAGCTCCTCACGGACGAGGGCCTCACGCGCACCACGTTCCGCGAGCTCCGGGACGGCATGCTCGCCACGGCCGCGCGCCTCGCGGCGGTCGGGGTTCGGCCGGGGGATCGTGTGCTCCTCGCGGGCGAGAACCAGCCCGCGTGGCCCGTCGCGTACTTCGGCATCCTGCGCGCCGGCGCGGTCGCGGTGCCCGTGGATCCCGCGCTGGAAGAGCGCCAGCTCGCGAACATCCTCCGTTCGTCAGGGGCGCGCATCGCACTCTGGGATTCGTTCGTCGAGGGCAAGGGCGGCAAGGGCGCGCGCGCCTCGTTCCCCGAGCTCCGCGTCTACGATCTCCCGAGCTTCGCGGACCCCGATGCGCACGAACAGCTCCCCGCGCCCGAGGTCACGATCAAGGGCGAGCACATCGCGAGCATCATCTACACGAGCGGCACGACGGGCGACCCGAAGGGCGTCATGCTCTCGCACGACAACTTCACGGCGCTGATCGCCGCGCTCGCGCCGATCTTCCCGCTCGCCCAGCACGACCGCATCCTGAGCGTGTTGCCGCTGCACCACACGTTCGAGTTCACGTGTGGCTTGCTCCTGCCGATCTCGCGCGGCACGCGCATCATCTACATCGGCGAGCTCAGCGGCGAGCGTGTCTCGAAGGGCCTCAAGGAAGGGCGCATCACCGCGATGGTCGGCGTGCCCGCCCTTTGGCAGATGCTCGAGCGCCGCGTGACCGCGCGCGTGAAGGAGCAGGGGCCCGCGGCCGCGGCAGCCTTCGACTGGGCCCTGGAGCTGAACCGCTTGCTCGGCGAGAAGGCCGGCTTGAACCTCGGCCGCCTCTTCTTCGGCACGGTGCACAAGGCGCTCGGCGGCAACGTACGTTTCCTGATCTCGGGCGGCGCGGCGTTGCCCAAGGACACGGCAAACGTCTTCCGGGGTCTCGGTTTGCCGCTCAGCGAAGGCTACGGTTTGACCGAGGCGGCGCCCGTGCTCACCGTGGCCAAGGCCTCGCCGAGCCTGCGGCCGGGCACGGTCGGCAAGCCGATCCCGAACGTCGAGATCAAGATCGACAAACCCGACGCGGGCGGCGTCGGCGAGGTGCTCGCGCGAGGCCCGAACGTGATGCTCGGCTACGCGGGCAACGAGGAAGCGACGAGCGCCGCGATCGATGAAGCCGGGTGGCTGCACACGGGTGATCTCGGCAAGCTCGACAAGAAGGGCCGCCTCGTCATCGTCGGCCGCAAGAAGGACGTCATCGTCACGGCGAGCGGCGAGAACGTGTATCCGGACGACGTCGAGAACCTCCTCGGCGGCACCCCGCACGTCCGCGAGATCGCGATCGTGGGCATCGACGACGGGCAGGGCGGCGAGCGCGTCGCGTGCCTCGCCGTGCCCGAGCGGGACGAGGGCGAGCCCGCGGAAGGCGAGAAGCGGCCCTCGCGCGCCGAGCGCCACGAGCGCGCGATGAAGGCGCTGCGCGAGGCGTTCCAGAAGTTGCCGAAGGTCGCGCAGCCGTCGGTCGTGCACCTGTGGGATCACGACCTGCCGCGCACCGCGACCCGCAAGGTCAAGCGCAGCGAGGTGAAGAGCGTGCTCGCGAAGCTCGCGAGCGCGTCGGCCATGCCTGCGGGCGAGGGCGCGGGGCAGGCGACGAGCGCGTCGGCGCGCCACGCGATCGCCACGATCGCCAACAAGAAATCGGCCGATCTCACGCCGGGGATGAACCTCCGGGGGGATCTCCGGTTCGACTCGCTCATGGCGATGGAGCTCGCGGCGGCGCTCGAAGCGCAGACGGGCCGGGCGATCGACACCGACCGGCTCTCGCGTTGCGACACCGTGGGCGACGTGGAAGCGCTCGTCGTCGAGATCGGCGGCGAGGCGGCGCACGAGGTCGATCTCGCGGAGGTCGACGACGGCGAGGACGAGCCGATCAAGTTCCCGAAGCCGCTCGCCGACATGGCCAAGCAGCTCCTCGGGAAGGCCCAGATGAACTTCTACGACCGGGTGATGCACCCCAAGGTCTACGGAAGGGCCTACATCCCGCACAACCGGAACACGATCGTCGCCTCGAACCACGCGAGCCACCTCGACATGGGGTTCGTCAAGTACGCCCTCGGCGCGTACGGCGACGAGCTCGTCTCGCTCGCGGCGCAGGACTATTTCTTCGAGTCGGGGAAATGGCGCCGTGCGTATTTCGAGAACTTGACGAACCTCGCACCCTTCGATCGCAAGGGCGGCCTCCGCCAGGCGCTCCGCCAGGCGGGCGACCTGCTCGATCAGGGCAACACGATCCTGATCTTCCCGGAGGGTACGCGGAGCACCGACGGCCAGATTCACGAGTTTGGCGCGGCGATCGGCCACCTCGCGCTTCATCACGAGGTGGACATCCTCCCGCTTTGGCTGGGCGGCACCTACGAGGCGCTGCCCAAGGGCGCGAATTTCCCGAAGAAGCGCGCTCTCGTGGCGCGCATCGGCCCGCCGCTCGAAGCGCGGGAGCTGAAGCGCCTCACGGCCGGGATGAAGACGACCGTGGCGTGTCGCAAGGTCGCGGAGCTGACGCGGCAGGCGGTGGTCCTCCTCAAGGAGGGCAAGGTGCTCGACATCCGGCAGTTCGACCGGATCGAGGAGGCGGCGCCGAAGCAGGAGCACCCGCTCGTGCTCTTGTTCCGCGACCTCGAGACGAAGTTCGTCCCGAACCGCGTGACCGCACCGGTCACGTATTACTTCACGCTCGGCAACGAGAACGAGGCCAAGTGGACGCTGCGCGTCGAGCCGAACAAGTGCGAGGCGAAGATGGGCAAGCCCGAGGGCGCCGCGGCTGATTGCGTGCTCAAGACGTCGCCGGAGATCTTCCTCAAGATCGTGCGTGAGGGCTACACGCCGAGCCCGATGGAGTTCATGTCGGGCGCCGTGAAATCGAACGACATCTCGCTGCTCTTGACCTTCCAGAAGGTATTCGATCTCGTATGA
- a CDS encoding ectoine synthase, translating into MTITPIRLGDALRGEGDREVRTVLADDRRKLVLIALREGAVLAAHHAIHPITIHCLEGQGELRVGEEVFPMSPGVVVPLDAHVVHEVEGKPALVLLVTMFRDKK; encoded by the coding sequence ATGACGATCACCCCGATCCGGCTCGGCGACGCCCTCCGCGGCGAGGGCGATCGCGAGGTCCGCACCGTCCTCGCCGACGATCGCCGCAAGCTCGTGCTCATCGCGCTGCGCGAGGGCGCGGTGCTCGCCGCGCACCACGCGATCCACCCGATCACCATCCATTGCCTCGAAGGCCAGGGCGAGCTCCGTGTGGGCGAGGAGGTGTTCCCGATGTCGCCGGGCGTCGTCGTGCCGCTCGACGCCCACGTCGTGCACGAGGTGGAAGGAAAACCCGCGCTCGTGCTGCTCGTGACGATGTTCCGCGACAAGAAGTGA
- a CDS encoding STAS/SEC14 domain-containing protein, translating into MRAGAHDIDIENPDLVVLRIRGEIFPADAEAFGTAMNSHAPSGTGFILSIVEGEIAMNATSRKAFIATMRGVPRLVDAVVGASFGARVLAQLVATAARVLARSGFDLGFFDDEPSARAWLRTQGCVACGATSGPDRSSGSS; encoded by the coding sequence GTGAGGGCGGGGGCGCACGACATCGACATAGAAAACCCGGATCTCGTGGTCCTTCGTATCCGCGGGGAGATCTTTCCCGCGGATGCGGAGGCCTTCGGCACGGCCATGAACTCACATGCCCCGAGCGGGACCGGCTTCATTCTCAGCATCGTCGAGGGCGAGATCGCGATGAACGCGACGAGCCGGAAGGCGTTCATCGCGACGATGCGCGGCGTGCCTCGCCTCGTCGACGCCGTGGTCGGCGCGAGCTTCGGCGCCCGCGTGCTCGCGCAGCTCGTCGCGACCGCCGCGCGCGTGCTCGCGCGGAGCGGGTTCGACCTAGGCTTTTTCGACGACGAGCCGAGCGCCCGGGCGTGGCTCCGCACCCAGGGGTGTGTCGCTTGCGGGGCGACATCCGGACCTGACAGATCGTCCGGATCGTCGTAA
- a CDS encoding quinone oxidoreductase family protein: MRAIAVSTPGGREVLSLAEIDSPTPGPGQVRVRVEAAGVNYIDVYQRTGLYKMPLPGRLGLEGAGVVELVGPEVTSLAPGQRVAWASVPGSYASHVIAPVDKLVVVPDGVDTKTAAAVMLQGMTAQYLVTSTYALGPGDTCIVHAAAGGVGLLLCQLADHAGAFVFGTVSTTEKAALARAAGADEVILYRDVDFAAEARRHTGGAGVDVVYDSVGKDTFDRSLGALKRRGMLVLYGQSSGVVPPFDPTRLSMAGSVFLTRPSLNDYTATREELASRAAQLFARIAEGALSVRIHAELPLADAAEAHRCLEGRETTGKLLLIP, from the coding sequence ATGCGCGCCATCGCCGTTTCCACGCCGGGCGGCCGGGAGGTTCTCTCCCTCGCCGAGATCGACTCCCCCACACCAGGCCCAGGTCAAGTACGCGTCCGCGTCGAGGCCGCGGGCGTGAACTACATTGACGTCTATCAGCGCACCGGTCTCTACAAGATGCCCCTTCCTGGGCGGCTCGGCCTCGAAGGCGCCGGTGTGGTCGAGCTCGTGGGCCCCGAGGTCACGTCGCTCGCGCCCGGCCAGCGCGTCGCCTGGGCGAGCGTGCCCGGCTCGTATGCGAGCCACGTGATCGCGCCGGTGGACAAGCTCGTCGTCGTGCCCGACGGCGTCGACACGAAGACGGCCGCGGCCGTGATGCTGCAAGGCATGACCGCGCAATACCTCGTGACCTCGACGTACGCGCTCGGCCCGGGCGATACGTGCATCGTGCACGCGGCCGCGGGCGGCGTGGGCCTGCTCTTGTGCCAGCTCGCCGATCACGCGGGCGCATTCGTGTTCGGCACGGTCTCGACCACGGAGAAGGCCGCCCTCGCGCGCGCCGCGGGCGCCGACGAGGTGATCCTTTACCGCGATGTCGATTTCGCCGCTGAAGCCCGGCGGCACACGGGTGGCGCGGGCGTCGACGTCGTGTACGACTCCGTCGGGAAAGATACCTTCGATCGCAGCCTCGGGGCGCTCAAGCGGCGTGGCATGCTCGTGCTCTACGGGCAATCGAGCGGCGTGGTCCCGCCCTTCGATCCGACGCGCCTTTCCATGGCGGGCTCGGTGTTCCTGACGCGGCCGAGCCTCAACGACTACACGGCCACGCGCGAGGAGCTCGCTTCCCGCGCCGCGCAGCTCTTCGCGCGGATCGCCGAGGGCGCGCTTTCCGTCCGCATCCACGCCGAGCTTCCGCTCGCGGACGCCGCCGAGGCCCACCGCTGCCTCGAAGGCCGCGAGACGACGGGCAAGCTCCTCTTGATCCCGTAG
- the mce gene encoding methylmalonyl-CoA epimerase, which produces MIKIKRIDHVAIAVDNIDHALVKWQQALGLEPSERELVSSQKTEVVLLPVGESNVELIEPKGNEGLQKFLEKRGPGLHHIAVEVEGLEAALALLKSLHVPLIDETPRIGARGHKVAFVHPRATGGVLVELVEPEASH; this is translated from the coding sequence ATGATCAAGATCAAGCGCATCGATCACGTCGCCATCGCCGTCGACAACATCGATCACGCGCTCGTGAAGTGGCAGCAGGCGCTCGGCCTCGAGCCCAGCGAGCGGGAGCTCGTCTCCTCGCAAAAGACCGAAGTCGTGCTGCTGCCCGTGGGCGAAAGCAACGTCGAGCTCATCGAGCCGAAGGGCAACGAGGGGCTGCAAAAGTTCCTCGAAAAAAGAGGGCCCGGCCTGCACCACATCGCCGTGGAGGTCGAGGGCCTGGAGGCCGCGCTCGCGCTCTTGAAATCGCTCCACGTCCCGCTGATCGACGAGACCCCGCGCATCGGCGCGCGTGGGCACAAGGTGGCGTTCGTGCACCCGCGCGCGACGGGCGGCGTGCTCGTCGAGCTGGTCGAGCCCGAGGCGTCGCATTGA
- the hutU gene encoding urocanate hydratase, with the protein MSTRQSGPRPVRAPRGSTLSCKGWVQEAALRMLHNNLDAEVAERPDDLVVYGGTGKAARSWEAFDVLARELRDLADDETLLVQSGKAVGRFRTHPDAPRVLIANSNLVGRWANWDEFRKLEQLGLTMYGQMTAGSWIYIGTQGILQGTYETFVAARKAHEARSGREGGRWVLTAGLGGMGGAQPLAATMAGMSCLAVEIDPHRIERRLETRYVDQRIDDLGKALAAIEAAVEKNQPTSIAICANAADIFPELVRRGVVPDLVTEQTAAHDPLIGYIPDGLSLAEAAALRASNPKEYVTRAKRSMRVEVEAMLEMAQCGSEVFDYGNNIRTCAQEAGCERAFDIPGFVPAYIRELFCQGKGPFRWVALSGDPEDILVTDRAVLEAVPNDPDLARWIKLAQERVKFQGLPARICWLGYGDRAKVGLAFNELVRQGKVKAPIVIGRDHLDCGSVASPFRETEGMKDGSDAIADWAILNALANTAGGASWVSFHHGGGVGIGNSLHAGMVIVADGTDAAARRLERVLTIDPGMGVIRHADAGYETALHVAEEKGVRVPHRTKG; encoded by the coding sequence ATGTCGACCCGCCAATCAGGTCCCCGTCCGGTCCGCGCGCCCCGCGGTTCCACCCTTTCTTGCAAGGGCTGGGTGCAGGAGGCCGCGCTGCGCATGCTGCACAACAACCTCGACGCCGAGGTCGCCGAGCGGCCGGACGATCTCGTCGTGTATGGCGGCACGGGCAAGGCGGCGCGCTCGTGGGAGGCGTTCGACGTCCTCGCGCGCGAGCTCCGGGACCTCGCGGACGACGAGACGCTCCTCGTGCAGTCGGGCAAGGCCGTGGGTCGTTTTCGCACGCACCCGGACGCGCCGCGCGTGCTCATCGCGAACTCGAACCTCGTCGGTCGCTGGGCGAACTGGGACGAGTTCCGCAAGCTCGAACAGCTCGGCCTGACGATGTACGGCCAGATGACGGCGGGCTCGTGGATCTACATCGGCACGCAGGGCATCTTGCAGGGCACATACGAGACGTTTGTCGCGGCGCGCAAGGCGCACGAGGCGCGCTCGGGCCGTGAGGGCGGGCGCTGGGTGCTCACGGCGGGGCTCGGCGGCATGGGCGGCGCGCAGCCGCTCGCCGCGACGATGGCCGGCATGTCCTGCCTCGCGGTCGAGATCGATCCGCACCGCATCGAGCGCCGCCTGGAGACGCGGTACGTCGATCAACGCATCGACGACCTCGGCAAGGCGCTCGCCGCGATCGAGGCGGCCGTCGAGAAGAACCAGCCCACGTCGATCGCGATCTGCGCGAACGCGGCCGACATCTTCCCCGAGCTCGTGCGGCGCGGCGTGGTGCCGGACCTCGTCACCGAGCAGACGGCCGCGCACGATCCGCTGATCGGCTACATCCCCGACGGCCTCTCGCTCGCGGAGGCGGCCGCGCTCCGGGCCTCGAACCCGAAGGAGTACGTGACGCGGGCGAAGCGCTCCATGCGGGTCGAAGTCGAGGCCATGCTGGAGATGGCGCAATGCGGGTCGGAGGTCTTCGACTACGGCAACAACATCCGCACGTGTGCGCAAGAAGCCGGCTGCGAGCGCGCCTTCGACATCCCGGGCTTCGTGCCCGCGTACATCCGCGAGCTCTTTTGCCAGGGCAAGGGCCCGTTCCGCTGGGTCGCGCTCTCGGGGGATCCGGAGGACATCCTGGTCACGGACCGCGCGGTGCTCGAAGCCGTGCCGAACGATCCCGACCTCGCGCGGTGGATCAAGCTCGCCCAGGAGCGCGTGAAGTTCCAGGGTTTGCCCGCGCGCATCTGCTGGCTCGGGTATGGCGATCGCGCCAAGGTCGGCCTCGCGTTCAACGAGCTGGTTCGTCAGGGCAAAGTGAAGGCGCCGATCGTGATCGGCCGCGACCACCTCGATTGCGGGTCGGTGGCGAGCCCGTTTCGCGAGACGGAGGGCATGAAGGACGGCTCGGACGCGATTGCGGACTGGGCGATCCTGAACGCGCTGGCGAACACGGCGGGCGGCGCGTCCTGGGTGAGCTTCCACCACGGCGGCGGCGTGGGCATCGGCAATTCGCTGCACGCGGGCATGGTCATCGTCGCGGATGGAACGGACGCGGCGGCGCGGCGGCTCGAACGGGTATTGACGATCGACCCTGGAATGGGCGTGATTCGCCACGCGGACGCGGGGTACGAGACGGCGCTGCACGTCGCCGAGGAAAAGGGCGTCCGGGTGCCGCACCGAACGAAAGGCTGA
- a CDS encoding prolyl oligopeptidase family serine peptidase, whose protein sequence is MTLVRSFAALAPLALLLLACPGTSPVTGPKDKAGPSPSASASAEAPGPELDAPPPTPKKAVFKEYHGESVADDYQWLEDGTSSDVKSWVGDHNRRTRAFLDILPGRQALYTSVRKFVEYGTPAFYAFQHKGGVLFSMRWRPPKQQPFLVTLTPVDKPNAEKVLLDPNAIDPSGNTSIDYYVASPDGGKVAVSLSKGDRAGGSIRVFDVGSGREIAEVVPQGAGRYKGKSIAWNAGGTGFFYTRYPAEGEGKPEDRGFFQKVYFHKLHTPVKDDAPAIDKLPRLAQIDLETSGDGKFVTARVESGYSGPKEHHVFRQGGGFSKVADAADEVERTVAGPDGDLYIISKKDAPRGKLLRTSAWKPQLAKATVVVPEGESVLLDVLPTLQRIYVRSSAGGPSEMRWFDIKGKPGGVVPTLPVSAVHEVVLLQEDDLYFENESFTEASAWYRFRASSGKVEKTAMAQPATADFGDATVVRETCTSKDGTKIPLSILRRKDAKLDGQNPTILTGQGGFGVVVSPDYDPTRRAWLDVGGIVAVANLRGGGEGGDGWHKAGMLTQKQTVFDDFFACAERLFELKVTKSDKLALLGAPQSPLLMGAALTQRPDMFRAIVARGGIYDMLRLEGTPNGAYDVPEYGSIVDEKQFKALYGYSPYHRVEDGKPYPATLLLTGENDPRGDPSHARKMAARLLAATSAKAPILLRSSGDTGRGVGTPLDHAVLEAVDVYTFLFHVLGIEKP, encoded by the coding sequence ATGACCTTGGTCCGTTCGTTCGCGGCGCTCGCGCCCCTCGCGCTCCTCCTCCTCGCCTGCCCCGGCACCTCGCCGGTCACCGGCCCGAAGGACAAGGCTGGCCCGTCCCCGTCGGCCTCGGCGTCCGCCGAAGCACCGGGACCCGAGCTCGACGCGCCCCCGCCCACGCCCAAAAAGGCCGTGTTCAAGGAATACCACGGGGAGAGCGTCGCCGACGATTACCAGTGGCTCGAAGACGGCACGAGCTCCGACGTCAAGAGCTGGGTCGGCGACCACAACCGGCGGACCCGGGCCTTCCTGGACATCCTCCCCGGCCGTCAGGCGCTCTACACGAGCGTGCGCAAGTTCGTCGAATACGGCACGCCGGCGTTTTACGCGTTCCAGCACAAGGGCGGCGTCCTCTTTTCGATGCGCTGGCGCCCGCCGAAGCAGCAGCCGTTCCTGGTCACGCTCACGCCCGTCGACAAGCCGAACGCCGAGAAGGTCCTCCTCGACCCGAACGCGATCGATCCCTCGGGCAATACCTCGATCGATTATTACGTCGCCTCGCCCGACGGCGGGAAGGTCGCGGTCTCGCTCTCGAAGGGCGACCGCGCAGGCGGCTCGATCCGCGTCTTCGACGTGGGCTCGGGCCGCGAGATCGCCGAGGTCGTCCCGCAAGGCGCCGGCCGTTACAAGGGCAAGAGCATTGCCTGGAATGCGGGCGGCACCGGATTTTTCTACACGCGTTATCCCGCGGAGGGCGAGGGCAAACCCGAGGATCGCGGGTTTTTCCAGAAGGTCTATTTCCACAAGCTCCACACGCCCGTGAAGGACGACGCGCCTGCCATCGACAAGCTGCCGCGCCTCGCGCAGATCGACCTCGAGACGAGCGGCGACGGCAAATTCGTCACGGCGCGCGTCGAGAGCGGCTACAGCGGGCCGAAAGAGCACCACGTCTTCCGCCAGGGCGGGGGTTTTTCCAAGGTCGCGGACGCCGCCGACGAAGTCGAGCGCACGGTCGCGGGGCCCGACGGCGACCTCTACATCATCTCGAAGAAGGACGCGCCGCGCGGCAAGCTCCTGCGCACCTCCGCGTGGAAGCCCCAGCTCGCGAAGGCCACGGTCGTCGTGCCCGAGGGCGAGTCGGTCCTCCTCGACGTGCTCCCCACGCTCCAGCGCATCTACGTGCGCAGCAGCGCGGGCGGGCCCTCCGAGATGCGCTGGTTCGACATCAAGGGCAAGCCCGGCGGCGTCGTCCCGACCTTGCCCGTCTCCGCGGTGCACGAGGTCGTGCTGCTCCAGGAGGACGACCTCTACTTCGAGAACGAGAGTTTTACCGAGGCCTCGGCCTGGTATCGCTTCCGCGCGTCGAGCGGCAAGGTCGAGAAGACCGCGATGGCCCAGCCCGCGACGGCCGATTTCGGCGACGCGACCGTGGTGCGTGAGACGTGCACCTCGAAGGACGGCACGAAGATCCCGCTCAGCATCCTGCGCCGCAAGGACGCGAAGCTCGACGGGCAGAACCCCACGATCCTCACGGGGCAGGGCGGCTTCGGCGTGGTCGTCTCGCCGGACTACGACCCCACGCGGCGCGCGTGGCTCGACGTCGGCGGCATCGTCGCGGTCGCGAACCTGCGCGGCGGCGGCGAGGGCGGCGACGGCTGGCACAAGGCCGGCATGCTCACGCAGAAGCAGACCGTGTTCGACGATTTCTTCGCCTGCGCCGAGCGATTGTTCGAGCTCAAAGTGACGAAGAGCGACAAGCTCGCGCTCCTCGGCGCCCCGCAGTCGCCCCTGCTCATGGGCGCGGCGCTCACGCAGCGGCCCGACATGTTCCGCGCCATCGTCGCGCGCGGCGGCATCTACGACATGCTCCGGCTCGAAGGCACGCCGAACGGCGCGTACGACGTGCCCGAGTACGGCTCGATCGTCGACGAGAAGCAGTTCAAGGCGCTCTACGGCTACTCGCCGTACCACCGCGTCGAGGACGGCAAGCCCTACCCCGCGACGCTCCTGCTCACCGGTGAAAACGACCCGCGCGGCGATCCTTCGCACGCCCGCAAGATGGCCGCGCGCCTGCTCGCGGCGACGAGCGCGAAGGCGCCGATCCTCCTGCGTTCGAGCGGCGACACGGGCCGCGGCGTCGGCACGCCGCTCGACCACGCGGTGCTCGAAGCCGTGGACGTCTACACATTTCTATTTCACGTGCTCGGCATCGAGAAGCCGTGA